Part of the Sylvia atricapilla isolate bSylAtr1 chromosome 1, bSylAtr1.pri, whole genome shotgun sequence genome, ggagggaaaacagggaaaagggtGGGGAAACTCACAGCAGGAGCTctagtgacaggaaaaggaggaatggctttaaattgaCAGAGGGTTTGATGcgattttgggaaggaattctctctgaggccctggaatagaattcccactgaagttgtggctgctccatctctggaattattcaaggccaagttggatggagcttggagcagactgggacagtggaaggtgtcccatggcagggattAGGAACTTGACAATCTTTAGGAtcccttcctacccaaaccattccatgattccacaaAGGAATAGAACAAGCAGAAGCCAGGACACAAATCTCTTTTTAGACCATCTTCTGCCTAAGCAACCAAAATTAGgcaataacaaaaaattaagtCCTGCAGCTTGTAGAGCTACTTGTCATCCTCTATCCTCAGGTCATCATCTACCCAAAACTGGCCTAAAAATTCCACCTAAatccacagaaaaagaaagaaaaaaaaatctctctggaAGTCAACAATTTCTGCCCATCTGTCTCTAAGAGGACACAcagtggcacttggggacatagTTTAGTAGTGGACCTGGAAGTGCTGGGTTAATGCTTGGATTTGATggtcttagaggtcttttccaaacaactATTCCTGATCTCACATCCAATATCCCTTCCCCATTCTACAGAGAACATGGAGCTGCTCATCAATCCCATATCCCATCCTGAGGAAGACGAGGGAGGGAGTTTTTccaggagggaaggcagcacaTCCCTCCAGCAACCTCTCCCACTGATGTGGAGCCCAAATGAGGTGCAAAAGCATCAAAAACCTGAGGTCTGGCACCTCCAGTAACTCCCCAAAACGTGGACAGACCTTCCCAGGCTAACAAAAGCCCAAGTGGGTGAgttggaggagggaaggagcaggattccagctcctcagcaagGACACAGGGAAGCAGAGATATTCTAGTGCAGGAAGAGGCTGGAAAACCTCAGAGGGTGTTCAAACAGTGACAGTGGTGtctctggagagcagagagTCACAACCAGGTGAAGGGAAAACTACCAAAGGTGGCCAAGGGTGTCATGGTTTGTTTTCTCCCCCTTCAGGGCCACAAAAAAGGGCCactttttgtttgaaaaagcTTCAAGGTGACAACTCACAGTGAGCTGGTCAAAGAGGTCATCGATGGGGTCCTTGTTCTTCATGAACAGCTTCAGGTTCTTGAACACCTGGAGGCGGGGGAAAGGACAGCCCTGGTCAGGAATTAACTGCTCCCAGACATCTCCctcatctctctcctcctccagaCAGACTCTGATTCACCCTCATGTTGGCACATCCCACCAACCTTCCCAACTTCAAGGTGCCACTCAGTGTTCCCCCCCATCTTTCCCATCTCCATTCTCATTCCCATTCCAGTTTCTCCCCAAACACCATTAAAATCTTCTTTCctgtgggaaaaggaaaattattcaaCACAAATGGAGACATCTCAAGTCCTGACACCCACGAGCCAACTGAGGGTGCTCCAGCAAGAGGTGGGACTTCTCCCTCGTGGTTCATGGGGTAGAACAACCTTGGAAGTTCTATCCCCAAATTCTTCCTGTTCCTCATGGTTAAAGCACACCGTGGTAAGATGTAGTAAAGCCCCCCACACCCAGGCAGGTGTTTCCATATAGGGAAAGGTTTAAGACTCACCCCAAAACCTTCTAAGGGAAGAACACTAGAagtttctttgctctcctgacAGTAATCAGCTCAGTGCCAGGACAAAAACACTGATGGGTCTCTTTACCTGTTCCTCAGAAATGTTGCTATTCTCTATTGGTTTGTTTACTAAAAACCCACCTAAATCATCTAATACTTAAGGGAGAGCACGAGGCTTCTTAATGCATTCTCGAGGTGCTGTAGGGACCTTTCCTTAGACTCTGCTtggctttgttctttgttttttatattgttttcttattttattaaaacctttttgctttttcaagacataCTCAACCATGCTGtcttgcaaaattatttaagcCATTTTATCTGAGGTGCTGGACACCCTCAGGGCCCCTCACAGAACTGTAGacctggttttgtgcctgagatgttttggctttctgaaactcttttcccagggaatctTCTGTCAacatgagaaatgtttttgtaaactgcACTAcattattcattccttttcctaggagggacttcttcctgatgtccctctggtctgaccagtgtgagtgaagaggtttgcctttttgtcaccaatcaaactggcctgtgtaaaatagtatataaGGGAGTCACGTCCCAAAAATaagagtcattttcagcctcctgaagctcagagtctgtgtcgttGTAGCAtaaaacagcatcacagaaCTTATTACACCTGGCTCTTGGAGAAATTCAACAGTTAAGAGGTTTTGGATGGAAATTTGGGACTGATAAAACCTGGGGGGAATCCAGATAACCAACCactccctcccttcctgccccacCCACCGGCTTCTCCACGGACACTTTGTTGTAGTAACGGATGGAGTCTTTCCCAAGGAAGTCGAACTCCACCACGTGCTCCTGCCCGTCCAGCCAGGGGTGCAGCTGGATGTGCTCCACAcgcagggagcagcagcccacCGTGTCTGCAgtctccccttcctccttctcgTTCCCAGCTCGCAGGGCCAGCTGCAAGGAAACGAGGAGTTGTCCCATCCCATGCCATTCCACCTCAATTCCCCCTTTTCCGAGTTGTTTGAAGTGGATCGGGACCAGAGGAGATCGGATCATTCACATTTATGGATTCATAGAATGATTTTGAAAAGGaccttgggcagggacaccttctacaAGGGAAAATTTTCATCTTCCACGCCTCTGGAAATATTCTaatccaggctggatggggcttggagtcACCTGGTCAAGtcaaaggtgtccctgcctgtggactcgatattttctgagcctgagaattgctgagctcttcctaagggaaacttttcaacagttttctttttcccaaaacaaccttgtgtaaacaatattcctttcccataacaacaggtgttgtttgctatttgTTACTTAGCCAGTGAGAAAAGTGTCagtcctatggaccaataacACTCCTTCTTAGAGCATCACGTTATAAAAAGGCTCaataaattgtaaataaagcttCTGATTTCTAACTAGAGccaagcatctttatttcgtGTCCTATTGCTACACCTGCCCCCAGCAGAGGGCCAGAATGAGATAATCTTGAAGGTCCCAAagcattccaggattccataATCATCCCCAGATCCCTCATACAGAGCCACCCTGGGTGAGCAGGGCCAGCAAACACCAAAAACTGCACCGTGGGCTGGATCAGGGAAGTGAATTCCCAACTTCCAGGTGGATGGGGGACCCGCGGTGAGGCCGTGGATACCTTGTCAATGAAGTACAGGGCCACTGCTCTTTGCCGCTTCTTTATCTCCTTGGATTCCCAGTCTTTTCTGTACTGAGCCCGGATTGTGTGGACAACATCCTTCAGGCGCCGAGCTACCTCGTATTTCTCCCAGTCCTTCTCCCCCTGGGATGGGAAACCAGGATGTTTTCCATTCCGTGCCTCATCTTTATTCCACCCCTACCAGTCAAGTCCTGCTCTAGAAACATCTCTGGCACCTAAATCCTGCTCAAACCTCACTGTTTTCTTGGGGAAAATCCATGAGGGGAATAAACTGGAGAAGAAACAGCTCATCCAGGGTTTCTGTGccctctgctggctgtgctggatcTGGATCCTGGCCTAGCCAGGGTGTTCTCCACCAGACAGATCAAGTGGTCAAACCATGGCCAAAGGTGGCTCCTTGGACAGCAGTGTGGACTGACACAGCCCTTGCTCAGGTGTATCCACCTGGGCTGCATTCCCACTTTCCTTGAGCCTTTGGAAAGAGCCTTAAAatcctctttctcttcccagaaAGTTCAATCCCATCTCTTCCCAGCCTCCACTTCTCGATATAAATTAACCCAACACTGGTCCCTGTGGATCCCTTTCAGCTCCAACAGCCTTCCCAGGACACAGATGAGCAACGTGGGATGACTCTGCCAGGAGCATCCCATTCCTTGGAACAACTTTGATGCATCACAATcatctctcctttccctctcaccCCCCTTCATTTTGTTTATCCACTTTTAAGAGAAGGGCcggaataaaataaaagaaattataataataaaaaactctaaaaaaaaaaaaaaaaagtggtgatATTCCACATCCTGgctttcccagattttttttcacctgacCAAGGGCACCATTCCAACCTTCAGCTTGGAGCTGGGGTTCAACATGATGTACTTCAAGGTGTTCTGGATGTTCTCTGTCCATGAGGCCAGCCAGGTGACTGTGTTGTCAAAGCGCACCTCCTTCCACTTGTGACCCTCTGGGGGCTCGGGAATCTTGGAATCcctgtgggaaaagcaggatCAGAGCCCTCAGGCCATGAAGAATGAAGTTTTCAGTGAGCCAAGGATGGTCACCACATTGAGAAAACTTGGAATCCACCCACATCATGGAATCTAAAGTTGGAAAAGTCCTTCAAGATCGAGTCCAAGCATGaactggcactgccagggccaccaaACCACGTcccccaagtgccacatgtACACCACAGCTTTCACATCGCTGCAGGgctggtgactccaccactgccctgggcagccccttccagtgcttgacaactctttctgtggagaaattttccctaatatttgACCTAAACTTCCTCTGGCACAATTTTatgccatttctttttctcgtataatttttttttttctgggagaagaAACAAAGCCCTGTGTGGCTCCACCCTCCTGTAAGGGAGTTTAGAAGGTCCCCcccagtctccttttctccaggctgagcccctcaAGCTCCCTCAGCTACTCCAGATCCTTCCCACAATCAGGTGTTTATCATTTGGatgctgggaacagcaggaaaacttgCTGCACTGGTGGGGAATATTTCAAATCAAGGTCTCCAAATGGGTGGCTTAAGACCAGTCCAGCTCACCTAACTCAGAGGGGAAAATACTCCCAGGATATGGAAAACAGGGACTTCAGAAGatggaaaaaccccaactctGGGCAGAGGAAATGCCCAGTTGCCCCCAATCCCAAGGGACACCCCAGGAGCTCAGCACTTCCAAGGACAAACCCACCTGCTGCAGTTGATGATGACATCTTCTGGCATGATCCTCTTCTTCAGCATCCCCATCTTGGGGTGCTCCCCACGGCCACGGAAGAGACCTGGCGGTTCAGTTTTGAAGTTTCCAATCTTCTCCCGGTGCCCGTCCAGGATGCAGTATCCATATTCCTCCTGGATCTTATCGGCCTCCTCCTTCAGCTTCTGAAACCAGGagaccacaaaaaaaaaaaaaaaaaacaaaccacacacacacaaaaaaaaaaaaaaaaaaaaaaaaaaaaaaaaaaaaaaaaaaacaacagaatggtttggatcggaaaaaaaaaaatcaaaatggtTTGGACATTTCAACCTAGAGGTCTAAGTGCCATCATTCTCTTGGCAAACACCACAATCCTCTCGACTCCAAAACATGATCCAAGGATGACTGGCACCCTGCAAAGCCATGGAATGTGCAGGATCTGATGATAAAATTTAGGAAGAGAGGGGTGATGGCCATGGAGACAGAGCTGGATTAAAGTCCAAGCTCAGGAAGCCAAAATTCTCCAAACTGGACCCAAAACGTGTCAAAGGAACCAGTCCTCACCTGCTTCTCCTCCTTGGAAAGCGCTTTCCTGgcctcatttttttccacaaaatatttGTGGATCTCCCTGAAGTCACATTTGTCCAGGTCCTGGATTATCTCTTGCTCCTCTGAGGTCATTTCCTGGGAAAGAGGTGAGAGGGGATGGGAAAAGCCAGGAGGCAAAACTAATTCCACATGGTACTGCTGCACATGCCTGTCCTTGGAAAAGGGAATAGAGACCCACATTCcagttcctttaaaaaagagagCCAGTTCTGAGGTGGAAGAAGCTAATATGGAAAAAAGTCCCCAAACACaactgcagggacagcaccaaATATATTTGGGAGGTGCAAACATTCCCTAAAAAGAGTTTTTGGATCAGATGTCATTCCTTCATTCCTTTGGTGTCCCCAAACTGGTTTTGGAGCTGTTTGCAAGATCCACCACCTGTATCCATCACAAAAACTCAGAGggagaacagaaagcaaaccCCAGctcaaacccacaaaaaacagggaaataaattaGGATTTCGAACATCATAAtcataaataaggaaaaaattccccttcctttccctccatcCCACACTACAGCCTGGGGCTGATGGGTTTGATGGAtttccctcccagggaaggtACCTTCCTCCAGTCATGGAAGAAATTGTTCTGGAAGATCTCCTTGGTGGTGTACTCATGATCCAACATTTTGGCATAAAATGTGGCAATTTCCTCCGTGGCCAGGCTCAGCTTCAAgggttttcctgggaaaagagagacagggacaccttccactagaccaaatttgctccaagccctgtccagcctggaacacttccagggatggggcagccaaagcttctctggacagaatctgggattttttttcttagattttctAAGGACCTTGAATTATTTCTTGAAGGCAAAGCCACCATCACCCCCTGAGTTCTTTGGCTggaaaaatacaacaaaaccaaaggaatATCTTGGCTCATCCTAGGAATTGCTAggaaatagcttttttttttttttttttttttttttaaagtcctcTGCAGATGACTAGGGAATGGTTGATTCCTACTTGAACCActgtttttttgggatttttggacTGAAGGGAACAGAGCCTTGGAGCAATCCCATAACAGCCCCCAGACACCATCTCAACCACTTCCTGCTTGGGGTTGTTACCTGACAACAAACCCTTTTCCACCCTAAAATGGTGacatttttttagaaaaaaatcagcaccaAAGATCCCAAAGTCCAAAGCCACCAGCCCAGACCCAAAACATCTCAAAGATCACAGAGAAGGTTCAAACCATCCCATGGAGCCAAAATCCCTGATAGCTCCATggatgtcccagcagtgcccccCTTTTCCCAATGGGGCCTTTTCCCTACTGCAAAAAAAATATGGGAAGCCCCAGGGAACTGAGGAACATCAAGGGAATGTGACCCCTTTCCACCTCCAGCATCCCTTGGCTGAAATGTCCTTATTTCCCCCTCCCTTTGATCCATCAGAAACGAGTTTAGGGATGaactgggagcagggaatggcaggaaaCCCAGTGGGAATGGCAGGAAAACATGGAGGCAAATTTGGCTATTGGATTTGTCCTGCCAGTGACACCCTGAGTTGCTCTAAGGTCACATGAGGTGACCCTGAGAGGACATcaggagcttggagcagcccagcCAAATCCTTGGATGTGTCACTCACTGAGGCCACGGACCagtaaaatcccatttttgcaGCTCGTGGGAAAACATGGATGAGCTGACAAAGCTCAGATCCAAAACGTAGCTTAATGAGAAAAAACAGCCATTAGGATCATCTCCCCCAAAACCCCGCAATTCCAACCACGTGTGAGATCCTCCAGCTTTAACCCACGGCTTTTCCAATGGGATATGCATCTTCCCTAAGGAGAGGACACCACCCCAAGCCCCACCAGAGCTGTACCATCATAATAAAACTGCACATCCTTGGGCAGGGGCTCATAGAGGGGCACAAAGTAGGGCCCTCGGTGCTCCAGCTGCATCCATTTGACTCcaccttccttcttctcctcttcccaccTGGAACAGACATGCAGGAATTCATGAGAACATCGCAAATCTGGCACCTGGCACCTCCTCCCAAGGTCACACCAGGAAAACTCTCGGAGCAGCGACAGCTGGAAAACTCCAGGTgaaatccctttttctttctctgctgctgcctcagtttccctgctctttaaaacaaggaaaactgcAATGGAATCTGTCAAATTGAGGTTGTGGTGACAtggaggagctcaggggggagaGTCCTAAAAGCCACCTCGTTCCAACCCCTTTTCCACAAGCACCTTCCACTAATctaggttgctccaaaccccatccaatCCAAGGAATGCTTCCAGCGATGGGACAGCCAgggcttctctgggaaacctgtgcctCATAAATACTGATAACCTTGATTTTAACGCAAATAACATCTTAAGGAATTTTCCCCCCATGAAGGAGCAAGTGGGATTTTAAAGCCACTACAAGTTTTAACTGTGAGGATttcaaaagacagcaaaaaaaaaaaatccagtaaaattaaacttaaaaactaaaaaaataataatgtcaaaaaatcctgctggaaaagcaggagcagcactctAAAAAGAGGGATGAAACCACAGGTTAGGGTGAGAGGAAGAGCTCTGGTGACAGCAGGAATCTGTATCCCACAGTTCAGCATCAGCCAGGCTGGCACTGTCCCCTTAATCCTGGCATCTCcaggaaacaaacccaaaacaaaccaaaccaaaccaaggaTTTCTGGGAAGACACAGCAAGATTCCAGGCAGATAAAACAAAATTCCTGTTTCTCACTCAGTTGTGCTCCAGAAAttatttgtgatttatttttcccctcccctaGAAAATAGAGTGGAATAAATCCACGGTATCCAAAGATGCATTTTGCCATAAAAAACGGAGGAAATTAAATAGTCGAGGAAAACCAACAAACTCCAGGAATTTGGGCTGAAAGCATCGGAGAAAGGCAGCATCAGGATATTTCTGTGAGTGTCTCTCTTCACAAAATTCTGGGGTCTCAGATCTGCAGAGTATCTCCCACATCCACCTTTCACAGCCCCCCGAGCCCACCCAGAGGCCAAGGTGAGTGACACACGGGAATTTCCTCATGGGAAATATAGTTGTGGATGGTTTTTTGGGATCAAATTCCAACAAACCGGTGCCTCTCCTCCATGCCAGGATCCAGCCATTCCAAACAAGGCAttgattgggaaaaaaatatataaaatcccACTTTTCACGTCACCCTGGATCCTCCAAGGGGGACCTCAAAGCTCCAGCTATCCATTGATATCCCCGTCTGGGATAAGGGCTCGTCCCAGATCAGGCTCCCAAAAATCCTCCTGTTCTGTCCCAGATCTTGGGGATATCTGGGAGAGAGTGACACCCAGTGGTCTAATCCACACTTCCAAAAAAATAACTCAGCATCCAGCAGCCGCATTCCACATCCTTTCCTATAAAACACCTGCCTGGATCATCCCAAatctgctggagaaggaagtGGGGAAGGAATTCAGCCCCTGTACAGCTCCCAGACAGAGGTGCTGCTGTCTTGaacttattattattattactactattattattactattgttTTCTTCCAATAATTAGGagctcctcccttcccaggaTGGGCACGAAAAAAAGcattgaagaagaaataaacgttacaaataaatttaaaaacaaaaataatttagagaCAACTCCTGCTGTGCATTCAGAACCCTCCCTTATCTCTCACCCATTTCCAAGAGTGGCGAGTTCAAGGCTCaaggaaatacaggaaaatagGCACAAAATAGGAATTTCCACCGTTTTTCCCcgcaaaagaaaattaaaatcccagTCCCAGGGTTAGCCCTGCCAAAGGCACGCTGGAATTTAccatttccatttgttttgcgcttctttttcttcttccttctgttttttagtctttttattgctcttttcttcctttttcttttcttctccttccttagATTTCTCTTCCCCAGTTTTCCCTGTGGTCTCCTCCTCTTCACTCTTTTCCTCCGtctcttttgtttccctctttggcttttccttcttgcttttccgcttctctttccctggagcatctcccttcctttcatcctcctccttcttcacctcctgccccatcccagtctctcccagtccttcttcccctttctcatccacctcttcctcctcctttattctttttccatcctcacttccctttcccaccctctcctcctcttcacctcccacttctttctctccctcctcatctttctccatctcctgctcctcttccagcaatttttcattctttattttcctcttcctcaccttTTCCACCCCCTTCACTTTCCCCTTCCTGGGCTTCTTtgctttccccttttttccctgctttttttccccttcatcccatccctggctgctgttGCTTCTCCGTCTTTTGGCTCTTCCCTGTTCCCCTTCCCAATTCCTGCCCTcatccccctcctcctcctcaatGCCATCCATCAAATCCTCCAGTTTatccttcctccctctttttctcctcattccctttccctgcttattttcctcctgtttcttccctcttcttttcttcaatcCATCTCCCTTCTTATTGTCCTCctgtttcttccctctttttttcttcaatccctttccctgcttattttcctctggtttcttccctcttttcttcttcattccctttccctgcttaCTCTCCTCttgtttcttccctctttttctttttggggcTTGGGAATCCTCTTCCTGCTGTGGGATAAGGGGActcagctccttctcctcactctccctcacagctgggagccCCACATCCTTCTCCAAAGGATCTCCAG contains:
- the TOP1MT gene encoding DNA topoisomerase I, mitochondrial isoform X2, whose product is MQLEHRGPYFVPLYEPLPKDVQFYYDGKPLKLSLATEEIATFYAKMLDHEYTTKEIFQNNFFHDWRKEMTSEEQEIIQDLDKCDFREIHKYFVEKNEARKALSKEEKQKLKEEADKIQEEYGYCILDGHREKIGNFKTEPPGLFRGRGEHPKMGMLKKRIMPEDVIINCSRDSKIPEPPEGHKWKEVRFDNTVTWLASWTENIQNTLKYIMLNPSSKLKGEKDWEKYEVARRLKDVVHTIRAQYRKDWESKEIKKRQRAVALYFIDKLALRAGNEKEEGETADTVGCCSLRVEHIQLHPWLDGQEHVVEFDFLGKDSIRYYNKVSVEKPVFKNLKLFMKNKDPIDDLFDQLTTTFLNKHLQHLMDGLTAKVFRTYNASITLQEQLKALTNPEDNVAGKLLSYNRANRAVAILCNHQRSIPKTFARSMQVLQEKIDAKKKQVEEAQEEVKKAEDEFNETKDAKAEANVEKKKKLLKRLEEQLAKLNVQATDKEENKQIALGTSKLNYLDPRITVAWCKKFGIPIERIYNKTQREKFAWAIDMAGEDFEF
- the TOP1MT gene encoding DNA topoisomerase I, mitochondrial isoform X1, with the translated sequence MKKKRGKKPEENKQGKGLKKKRGKKQEDNKKGDGLKKRRGKKQEENKQGKGMRRKRGRKDKLEDLMDGIEEEEGDEGRNWEGEQGRAKRRRSNSSQGWDEGEKKQGKKGKAKKPRKGKVKGVEKVRKRKIKNEKLLEEEQEMEKDEEGEKEVGGEEEERVGKGSEDGKRIKEEEEVDEKGEEGLGETGMGQEVKKEEDERKGDAPGKEKRKSKKEKPKRETKETEEKSEEEETTGKTGEEKSKEGEEKKKEEKSNKKTKKQKEEEKEAQNKWKWWEEEKKEGGVKWMQLEHRGPYFVPLYEPLPKDVQFYYDGKPLKLSLATEEIATFYAKMLDHEYTTKEIFQNNFFHDWRKEMTSEEQEIIQDLDKCDFREIHKYFVEKNEARKALSKEEKQKLKEEADKIQEEYGYCILDGHREKIGNFKTEPPGLFRGRGEHPKMGMLKKRIMPEDVIINCSRDSKIPEPPEGHKWKEVRFDNTVTWLASWTENIQNTLKYIMLNPSSKLKGEKDWEKYEVARRLKDVVHTIRAQYRKDWESKEIKKRQRAVALYFIDKLALRAGNEKEEGETADTVGCCSLRVEHIQLHPWLDGQEHVVEFDFLGKDSIRYYNKVSVEKPVFKNLKLFMKNKDPIDDLFDQLTTTFLNKHLQHLMDGLTAKVFRTYNASITLQEQLKALTNPEDNVAGKLLSYNRANRAVAILCNHQRSIPKTFARSMQVLQEKIDAKKKQVEEAQEEVKKAEDEFNETKDAKAEANVEKKKKLLKRLEEQLAKLNVQATDKEENKQIALGTSKLNYLDPRITVAW